The proteins below are encoded in one region of Aeromonas veronii:
- a CDS encoding TIGR01777 family oxidoreductase, whose amino-acid sequence MKILITGGTGFIGRRLVAHLKVAHEVWVLTRQGSRAYELLGHDVKLLDNLDRLDDLNDVDIVINLAGEPIAAGRWSEQRKQQLCNSRWLLTEQLVDLIKLSNRPPRLLLNASAIGWYGRQDGTALDESCQQPHDEFTHQLCQRWEQLALRAKSPRTRVCIVRIGLVLGQDGGALPKLLPPYRLGLGGPMGSGKQMMSWIHVQDLVRAMLFLLEHDECEGIFNGTAPGPVDNNSFSLRLAQTLRRPHLLRVPAAALRLLMGEAADLLLTGQHVLPARLQQAGFHFTYPALPQALENLLRTPR is encoded by the coding sequence ATGAAGATACTGATCACGGGGGGGACAGGGTTTATCGGCCGTCGTCTCGTGGCACACCTCAAGGTTGCCCACGAGGTATGGGTACTGACCCGCCAGGGCAGCCGCGCCTACGAGCTGCTCGGCCACGACGTCAAACTGCTGGACAACCTGGACCGGCTGGACGATCTCAACGACGTGGACATCGTCATCAACCTGGCCGGGGAACCCATCGCCGCAGGGCGCTGGAGCGAGCAGCGCAAACAGCAGCTGTGCAACAGCCGCTGGCTGCTCACCGAGCAGCTGGTCGATCTCATCAAGCTCTCCAACCGGCCGCCCCGGCTGCTGCTCAATGCCTCCGCCATCGGCTGGTATGGCCGCCAGGATGGCACTGCGCTGGATGAGAGCTGCCAGCAGCCCCATGACGAGTTTACCCACCAGCTCTGCCAGCGCTGGGAGCAGCTCGCCCTCCGGGCCAAAAGCCCTAGGACCCGGGTCTGCATCGTGCGCATCGGCCTGGTGCTCGGTCAGGATGGCGGTGCCCTGCCCAAGTTGCTGCCCCCCTATCGTCTCGGCCTCGGCGGCCCCATGGGTTCGGGCAAGCAGATGATGAGCTGGATCCACGTGCAGGATCTGGTGCGCGCCATGCTGTTTTTGCTGGAGCACGACGAGTGCGAGGGCATCTTCAACGGTACAGCCCCCGGCCCCGTCGACAACAACAGCTTCAGCCTGCGTCTGGCCCAGACCCTGCGCCGCCCGCACCTGCTGCGAGTGCCGGCCGCCGCCCTGCGCCTGCTGATGGGAGAGGCGGCGGATCTGCTGCTCACCGGCCAGCATGTGCTCCCCGCCCGCCTGCAACAGGCGGGGTTCCATTTCACCTACCCGGCCCTGCCCCAGGCGCTGGAGAATCTGCTGCGTACCCCACGCTGA
- a CDS encoding CBS domain-containing protein, producing MLVRDIMTTRIATVSMDDRLNVIKEIFDAAHFRHLLVLEEDVLVGVISDRDMLRAISPYLDTDAEMTRDTETLYRRAHQIMSRHPVTISPDKTLQAAARLMLEKHVSCLPVLENGTLVGIVSWKDLLGVMQAWEPI from the coding sequence ATGCTGGTGAGAGATATCATGACGACCCGGATCGCAACGGTTTCCATGGATGACAGGCTCAACGTCATCAAGGAGATCTTCGATGCGGCCCACTTTCGCCACCTGCTGGTGCTGGAGGAGGACGTGCTGGTAGGGGTCATCTCGGACAGAGACATGCTGCGGGCCATCAGCCCCTATCTGGATACCGATGCGGAGATGACCCGCGATACCGAAACCCTCTATCGTCGCGCCCACCAGATCATGAGCCGCCACCCCGTCACCATCTCCCCGGACAAGACCCTGCAGGCGGCCGCCAGGCTGATGCTGGAGAAACATGTCTCCTGTCTGCCGGTGCTGGAAAACGGCACCCTGGTGGGGATCGTCAGCTGGAAAGATCTGCTCGGCGTCATGCAGGCATGGGAGCCTATCTGA
- a CDS encoding ABC transporter ATP-binding protein has protein sequence MSSTPIITVNGLGKTVSLGQESLCILEGINLQVNTGETLALVGASGSGKSTLLGLLAGLDLPSSGDIEILGQSLTQLDEEGRARLRAEQVGFIFQSFLLLPTLSALENVMLPAELRGEVDCEPRARELLAEVGLSERLHHLPPRLSGGEQQRVAIARAFMTRPQLLLADEPTGNLDSKTGEKVIELLFRLNREHNTTLVVVTHDHELAQRCQRQLVMAAGRLEAEVMSQVARVRESS, from the coding sequence ATGAGTTCAACCCCCATCATCACAGTCAACGGGCTGGGCAAGACGGTTAGCCTCGGCCAGGAGAGCCTCTGCATCCTCGAGGGGATCAATCTGCAGGTCAACACGGGGGAGACCCTGGCGCTGGTCGGTGCCTCCGGCTCCGGCAAATCCACCCTGCTCGGGCTCCTGGCCGGGCTGGATCTGCCGAGCAGCGGCGACATCGAGATCCTCGGCCAGTCACTCACCCAGCTCGATGAGGAGGGGCGCGCCAGGCTGCGGGCCGAGCAGGTGGGCTTCATCTTCCAGTCCTTCCTGCTGTTGCCGACCCTGAGCGCCCTGGAGAATGTCATGCTGCCGGCCGAGCTGCGCGGGGAGGTGGACTGCGAGCCCAGGGCCCGCGAGCTCCTGGCCGAGGTGGGGCTCTCCGAGCGGCTGCATCATCTGCCGCCCCGGCTCTCCGGCGGTGAGCAGCAGCGGGTGGCCATCGCCCGGGCCTTCATGACCCGTCCCCAATTGCTGTTGGCGGATGAGCCCACCGGCAACCTCGACAGCAAGACGGGGGAGAAGGTGATCGAACTGCTGTTTCGCCTGAACAGAGAACATAACACTACCCTGGTGGTGGTGACCCACGATCATGAGCTGGCCCAGCGCTGCCAGCGGCAGCTGGTGATGGCGGCGGGACGGCTGGAGGCCGAGGTCATGTCGCAAGTGGCCCGCGTCAGGGAGTCGTCATGA
- a CDS encoding ABC transporter ATP-binding protein, with protein MIVASQIELIRGGRTLLDNASATIHPGHKVGLVGKNGCGKSTFFALVRGELAIDNGSFSLPVGWQIAGVAQETPALDCSALEYVIDGDREFRTLEARLAQAEKDDDGLAVAELHGKLDTIGAYSIRARAAELLHGLGFGGDQLASPVKSFSGGWRMRLNLAQALLCRSDLLLLDEPTNHLDLDAVIWLEKWLKGYQGTLVLISHDRDFLDSVVNRIIHIENGKLNEYSGGYSDFELQRAEHLAQQQSMYEKQQREMSHMQAYVDRFRYKASKARQAQSRLKAMERMEKILPAHADSEFSFEFREPSALPTPLIAMENLCAGYGDKVILEKIKLNLVPGSRIGLLGRNGAGKSTFIKMLSGSNPPLSGKLEVSAGVSIGYFAQHQLETLRLDDTPLDHLARLAPDKTEQELRNYLGSFGFHGDKALDKVAPFSGGEKARLVLALITWQKPNLLLLDEPTNHLDLEMRHALTMALQGFEGAMVVVSHDRHLLRTTTDDFYLVHGGRVEPFDGDLDDYHKWLGEQDKESSNRQGDAPTSANSAVARKDQKRREAEFRQATRPLRQKLEKLEASMEKLQARLADIESQLADPAIYEESAKPRLSELLKSQGPLKEELEGVELEWMSLSEDLESQEQAFFA; from the coding sequence ATGATAGTTGCCAGTCAAATCGAACTGATCCGCGGCGGCCGCACGCTGCTGGACAACGCCTCCGCCACCATACATCCCGGCCACAAGGTGGGTCTGGTGGGCAAGAACGGTTGTGGCAAGTCCACCTTCTTTGCACTGGTGCGGGGTGAACTGGCCATCGACAACGGCAGCTTCAGCCTGCCCGTCGGCTGGCAGATTGCGGGGGTGGCCCAGGAGACCCCGGCGCTGGACTGCTCGGCCCTCGAATACGTGATCGACGGCGACAGGGAGTTTCGCACGCTAGAGGCCCGCCTCGCCCAGGCAGAGAAAGATGACGATGGCCTGGCGGTGGCAGAACTGCACGGCAAACTCGACACCATCGGTGCCTACAGCATCCGCGCCCGCGCCGCCGAGCTGCTGCACGGCCTCGGCTTTGGGGGCGATCAGCTCGCCTCACCGGTGAAGAGCTTCTCCGGTGGCTGGCGCATGCGCCTGAACCTGGCCCAGGCCCTGCTGTGCCGCTCCGATCTGCTGCTCTTGGATGAACCCACCAACCATCTGGATCTCGACGCCGTCATCTGGCTAGAGAAGTGGCTCAAGGGCTATCAGGGCACCCTGGTGCTGATCTCCCACGACCGCGACTTCCTCGACTCCGTGGTGAATCGCATCATCCACATCGAAAACGGCAAGCTGAACGAATACAGCGGCGGTTACTCCGACTTCGAACTGCAGCGGGCCGAACACCTCGCCCAGCAGCAGTCCATGTACGAGAAGCAGCAGCGGGAGATGTCCCACATGCAGGCCTATGTGGACCGCTTCCGCTACAAGGCCTCCAAGGCCCGTCAGGCCCAGAGCCGGTTGAAAGCCATGGAGCGGATGGAGAAGATCCTGCCCGCCCACGCCGACTCCGAGTTCAGCTTCGAGTTTCGCGAGCCCTCGGCCCTGCCAACCCCCCTCATCGCCATGGAGAACCTCTGCGCCGGTTACGGTGACAAGGTGATCCTGGAGAAGATCAAACTCAACCTGGTGCCGGGTTCGCGCATCGGCCTCTTGGGGCGCAACGGTGCGGGCAAATCCACCTTCATCAAGATGCTGTCCGGCAGCAACCCGCCCCTGTCAGGCAAGCTGGAGGTGAGCGCCGGGGTCAGCATCGGCTACTTCGCCCAGCATCAGCTGGAGACCCTGCGCCTCGATGACACCCCCCTCGATCACCTGGCGCGCCTCGCCCCTGACAAGACCGAGCAGGAGCTGCGCAACTACCTCGGCAGCTTCGGCTTCCACGGCGACAAGGCACTGGACAAAGTCGCCCCCTTCTCCGGCGGCGAGAAGGCGCGGCTGGTACTGGCCCTCATCACCTGGCAAAAGCCCAACCTCTTGCTGCTGGATGAACCGACCAACCACCTGGATCTGGAGATGCGCCACGCCCTGACTATGGCGCTGCAAGGCTTCGAAGGGGCCATGGTGGTGGTCTCCCACGATCGCCACCTGCTGCGCACCACCACGGATGACTTCTATCTGGTGCACGGCGGCCGGGTCGAGCCCTTCGACGGGGATCTGGACGACTACCACAAGTGGCTGGGCGAGCAGGACAAAGAGTCCAGCAACCGACAAGGGGACGCCCCCACCTCTGCCAACTCGGCGGTGGCGCGCAAGGATCAGAAACGGCGCGAGGCGGAATTCCGGCAAGCGACGCGGCCCCTTCGCCAGAAGCTCGAGAAGCTCGAGGCCAGCATGGAGAAGCTGCAAGCCAGGCTCGCCGATATCGAGAGCCAGCTGGCGGATCCCGCCATCTACGAGGAGAGCGCCAAGCCCAGGCTCTCCGAGCTGCTCAAATCCCAGGGGCCTCTCAAGGAGGAGCTGGAAGGGGTGGAACTCGAGTGGATGAGCCTCTCGGAAGATCTGGAGAGCCAGGAGCAAGCCTTCTTTGCGTGA
- a CDS encoding arylesterase — MARFLLALSCLYCWVSSVQAQTLLVLGDSLSAGYQMQAEQSWPALLNEKWQQQGGKHRLINASISGETTQGGLARLPTLLEEHKPDWVLIELGANDGLRGFAPAITRANLSKMLALTKASQAQTVLTQIQLPRNYGARYLQQFEQIFPDLAKANALPLMPFFLDDIALRPELMMNDGLHPTAEAQPQIRDRVASFIEPLLAQSPAKG, encoded by the coding sequence ATGGCGCGTTTTCTGCTGGCTTTGAGTTGCCTGTACTGCTGGGTGTCCTCGGTGCAGGCCCAGACCCTGCTGGTACTGGGGGACAGTCTGAGTGCCGGCTATCAGATGCAGGCCGAGCAGAGCTGGCCTGCCCTGCTCAATGAGAAGTGGCAGCAGCAAGGGGGCAAGCACAGGCTCATCAACGCCAGCATCAGCGGCGAGACGACCCAGGGCGGTCTGGCCCGCCTGCCTACCCTGCTCGAGGAGCACAAACCGGATTGGGTGCTGATCGAACTGGGGGCCAACGACGGCCTGCGCGGCTTCGCCCCGGCCATCACCCGGGCCAACCTGAGCAAGATGCTGGCGCTGACCAAGGCCAGCCAGGCCCAGACCGTGCTGACCCAGATCCAGCTGCCCCGCAACTACGGGGCTCGCTACCTGCAACAGTTCGAGCAGATCTTCCCGGATCTCGCCAAGGCCAATGCGCTGCCTCTGATGCCCTTCTTTCTGGATGATATTGCGCTGCGCCCTGAACTCATGATGAATGATGGACTGCATCCCACCGCAGAAGCCCAGCCGCAGATCCGCGATCGGGTCGCGAGTTTCATCGAGCCCCTGCTGGCCCAGTCACCCGCAAAAGGCTAA
- a CDS encoding EAL domain-containing protein, with protein MPFHRLRVRQYYRRLVFSVLAGLLPMVLGIAIVIWQTMNGVTQDAQQRLLHARDMFDRTLDNASLAASAVMGSAGKPCLEVMQGLRDQVATVPDVRSVNLTEGETIYCTSLYGPVKGEIDLDDYVDGKLDLMRGNPVTPKRPLIVYRQEVGKFSVLVGVDGYYLLNILDMMSRNSPLGLVVGPQMLLRDSQLTEQLLTPDTQGYMELASGKYPFKVVTAISNQDHVAHVWDYSKVSLILYPLLSLLFGCWAFWLTGRAASPQQEFRRALDKQEFIPYLQPVVTGEDVHWSGCEVLMRWQHPRQGMIAPDRFIPMAEECGLIVPMTRSLMQQVREQFSGRVHTLPKGFHFGFNISASHCKDLSLVEDCRDFIDAFKANPIKLVLELTERELIIADEVTDRLFAELHALGVFIAIDDFGTGHSSLTYLQTFQVDFLKIDKSFVGMIGSDALSSHIVENVIDLATRLGLQLVAEGVENEQQAAYLREHGVTFQQGYLYGRPMPMKAFIGELTS; from the coding sequence ATGCCGTTTCATCGTCTGAGAGTGCGCCAATACTATCGCCGTCTGGTGTTTTCCGTGCTGGCTGGCTTGCTGCCCATGGTGCTTGGGATTGCAATTGTTATCTGGCAGACCATGAACGGGGTGACACAGGATGCACAACAACGTTTGCTGCATGCTCGAGACATGTTTGATCGCACCCTGGACAATGCCAGTCTGGCCGCCTCGGCTGTGATGGGGAGCGCGGGCAAACCTTGTCTCGAGGTCATGCAGGGACTGCGGGATCAGGTGGCGACGGTGCCGGATGTGCGCAGCGTCAACCTGACCGAGGGCGAGACCATCTATTGCACTTCTCTCTATGGTCCGGTCAAGGGGGAGATAGATCTTGACGACTATGTGGATGGCAAGCTCGATCTCATGCGGGGCAACCCGGTGACCCCGAAGCGGCCGCTCATCGTCTACCGCCAGGAGGTGGGCAAGTTCAGTGTGCTGGTGGGGGTGGATGGCTACTACCTGCTCAATATTCTGGATATGATGAGCCGCAACTCGCCGCTCGGGCTGGTGGTGGGTCCGCAGATGCTGCTGCGCGACAGCCAGCTCACCGAGCAACTGCTCACCCCTGACACTCAGGGCTACATGGAGCTAGCGTCCGGGAAGTATCCCTTCAAGGTGGTCACCGCCATTTCGAACCAAGACCATGTCGCCCATGTCTGGGACTACTCCAAAGTCAGTTTGATCCTCTATCCCCTGCTGAGTCTGCTGTTTGGTTGCTGGGCCTTCTGGCTGACGGGGCGTGCCGCCTCACCGCAGCAAGAGTTTCGGCGCGCCCTGGACAAGCAGGAGTTCATTCCCTATCTGCAACCCGTGGTGACGGGTGAAGACGTTCACTGGAGCGGCTGCGAAGTGCTGATGCGCTGGCAGCACCCCCGTCAGGGCATGATAGCGCCGGATCGCTTCATTCCCATGGCGGAAGAGTGCGGTCTCATCGTGCCCATGACCCGCTCCTTGATGCAGCAGGTGCGCGAGCAGTTCAGCGGCCGGGTCCATACCCTGCCCAAAGGCTTCCATTTTGGGTTCAACATCAGTGCCAGCCACTGCAAGGATCTCAGCCTGGTGGAGGATTGTCGCGACTTCATCGACGCCTTCAAGGCCAATCCCATCAAGCTGGTGCTGGAGCTGACCGAGCGGGAGCTGATTATCGCGGACGAGGTGACCGATCGGCTGTTCGCCGAGCTGCATGCACTCGGGGTCTTCATCGCCATCGATGACTTCGGCACCGGTCACTCCAGCCTGACTTACCTGCAAACCTTCCAGGTCGACTTCCTCAAGATCGACAAGAGTTTCGTCGGCATGATTGGCTCGGATGCGCTCTCCAGCCACATCGTCGAGAACGTCATCGATCTGGCGACCCGGCTCGGTCTGCAGCTGGTGGCGGAAGGGGTGGAAAACGAGCAGCAGGCCGCCTACCTGCGCGAGCACGGGGTGACCTTCCAGCAGGGCTATCTCTACGGCAGGCCCATGCCGATGAAGGCCTTCATCGGCGAGCTGACCTCTTGA
- a CDS encoding chemotaxis protein CheV, which produces MASILDSVDQRTQLVGENRLELLMFRLGSQQLFAINVFKVREVVKLPHLNKMPGAHHNISGVANIRGASIPVINLRGAIGMRPMPIDSESNLIITEYNRTIQGFLVGQVAHIVNMTWKDILPPPRSAGRSNYLTAITRIPEGDVDQIVEIIDVEKVLAEIITYDIRISNEVLDRNILPQMQGRRVLIVDDSSTARNQVRETLAQLGLEVIECQDGLQALKLLKGWCDAGKKVTDEIMLMITDAEMPEMDGYRLTHEVRSDPRMADLFITLNTSLSGNFNEAMVKKVGCDRFISKFQPDLLVGVAQERLRQILGA; this is translated from the coding sequence ATGGCGAGCATATTGGATTCAGTGGATCAACGTACCCAGCTGGTGGGAGAGAACCGTCTGGAGTTGCTGATGTTCCGCCTGGGATCCCAGCAGTTGTTTGCAATCAACGTGTTCAAGGTGCGGGAGGTGGTCAAACTGCCCCACCTCAACAAGATGCCGGGGGCCCACCACAACATCAGCGGGGTGGCGAACATTCGCGGGGCCTCCATCCCGGTGATCAACCTGCGCGGCGCCATCGGCATGCGCCCCATGCCCATCGACAGTGAATCCAACCTCATCATCACCGAGTACAACCGCACCATTCAGGGCTTTCTGGTGGGGCAGGTGGCCCACATCGTCAACATGACCTGGAAGGACATACTGCCGCCGCCGCGCTCCGCCGGTCGCTCCAACTACCTGACCGCCATCACCCGCATCCCCGAGGGGGACGTCGATCAGATCGTCGAGATCATCGATGTGGAGAAGGTGCTGGCGGAGATCATCACCTACGACATCCGCATCTCGAACGAGGTGCTCGACCGCAATATCCTGCCCCAGATGCAGGGGCGCCGGGTGCTCATCGTCGATGACTCCAGCACGGCTCGCAACCAGGTGCGCGAGACCCTGGCCCAGCTTGGACTCGAGGTGATCGAGTGCCAGGACGGTCTGCAGGCCCTCAAGCTGCTCAAGGGCTGGTGTGACGCGGGCAAGAAGGTGACCGACGAGATCATGCTGATGATCACCGATGCGGAGATGCCGGAGATGGACGGTTATCGCCTCACCCACGAGGTGCGCAGCGATCCGCGCATGGCCGATCTCTTCATCACCCTCAACACCTCGCTGAGCGGCAACTTCAACGAGGCCATGGTGAAGAAGGTGGGGTGCGATCGCTTCATCTCCAAGTTCCAACCGGACCTGCTGGTGGGGGTGGCCCAGGAGCGGCTGCGCCAGATCCTGGGGGCCTGA
- a CDS encoding ABC transporter permease — MSRWRLGLKLLRREGFSGELRWFVLALALSVACVLSVALVADRLDAGLKASGRDFIGADRVLRTATPAQGEWLEQAARNGLAVQTTVSFNSMLFHGDNLQLASIRAVPAEFPFYGKLELSPQRAPAPGEIWLSDRVMKLLGARLGDELEVGNTTLRVAGELGQEPDQGFSPFQMAPRALIHSADIEATGALLPGSRQQWRYLIKGPREAIASYEAWLTPKLSAGQKLIKPDDQGSQVGKSLANAERFFRLASLAGVLLGALAMGIAVRHFAERQTNMVALLKTLGASRRTLWQLMGSLLFSLTLIGALIGLVAGSAMQWLTLQLLGDLLPADLPPPSWRPFALGLAVAFFITLLLAFIPFLRLLKVPPLRVLRRELEAGIPPWLTVPVGLLGLFGLVWGFTADARLSLGLIGGMGVLMLLLALLASGLLRLGRRVKGPHALRLAINHLSRERGSGLFQLAGFALALMLFGLLWAARVDLLDDFSARLPADAPNRFLVNVADEEREGIVADLHRAGAVTSDFYPMVRGRLTQIAGQAVGEDAAREGVNRELNFTTTVGLPPDNEVTEGQWFSGKGEVSVDEVLAGQLGIALGDILSFTIEGRDFEARVTSLRSIKWDNMRPNFYMIFSADVLAPFSQTWLGSYRLPAEGKGAEVELIRRHPTVSLIDVEDLIARLTVVSDQVSRALGLMLGLVTVAALLVLLTQTQASMAARRRELLLMRTLGAGSKLLEKMLRWELVASGLLAGLCAAMVVELCSFGLQWWWFDGQWQFHWAIWAGLPLLGALLVTLAGQGMRRQLLAGTLSDRLRGLGQGLL, encoded by the coding sequence ATGAGCAGGTGGAGACTGGGTTTGAAACTGCTGCGCCGGGAAGGTTTCAGCGGTGAACTGCGCTGGTTTGTACTGGCCCTGGCCCTGAGCGTGGCCTGCGTGCTGAGTGTGGCGCTGGTGGCCGATAGGCTGGATGCGGGGCTCAAGGCCTCGGGGCGGGACTTCATCGGTGCCGACCGGGTGCTGCGTACGGCCACCCCGGCGCAGGGGGAGTGGCTCGAACAGGCCGCCCGGAACGGTCTGGCGGTGCAGACCACGGTCAGTTTCAACAGCATGCTGTTTCACGGTGACAACCTGCAGCTGGCCTCCATCCGGGCCGTGCCGGCGGAGTTTCCCTTCTACGGCAAGCTGGAACTCAGCCCGCAACGGGCCCCGGCCCCCGGCGAAATCTGGCTCTCCGATCGGGTGATGAAACTGCTCGGTGCCAGGCTCGGGGATGAGCTCGAGGTGGGCAACACGACCCTCAGGGTCGCCGGTGAACTCGGCCAGGAGCCGGATCAGGGCTTCAGCCCCTTCCAGATGGCGCCGCGGGCGCTGATCCACAGTGCCGACATCGAGGCGACCGGCGCCCTCTTGCCGGGCAGCCGCCAGCAGTGGCGTTATCTCATCAAGGGGCCGCGAGAAGCTATCGCGAGCTATGAGGCCTGGCTCACTCCCAAGCTGAGCGCTGGGCAGAAGCTGATCAAACCGGACGATCAGGGCTCCCAGGTGGGCAAGTCCCTGGCCAATGCGGAGCGCTTCTTCCGCCTCGCCTCACTGGCGGGCGTGCTGCTCGGGGCCCTGGCCATGGGCATAGCGGTGCGCCACTTCGCCGAGCGCCAGACCAATATGGTGGCCCTGCTGAAGACCCTCGGCGCCTCCCGGCGCACCCTCTGGCAACTGATGGGCAGCCTGCTGTTTTCTCTGACCCTGATCGGGGCCCTCATCGGACTGGTGGCGGGCAGCGCCATGCAGTGGCTGACCCTGCAACTGCTCGGGGATCTGCTGCCTGCGGATCTGCCGCCTCCCTCCTGGCGTCCCTTTGCCCTGGGGTTGGCGGTGGCCTTCTTCATCACCCTGCTACTGGCCTTCATCCCCTTCCTGCGTCTGCTCAAGGTGCCCCCGCTGCGGGTGCTGCGCCGTGAGCTGGAGGCGGGGATCCCCCCCTGGCTGACGGTGCCGGTGGGGTTGCTCGGCCTGTTTGGACTGGTGTGGGGCTTCACCGCCGATGCCAGGCTCTCCCTCGGCCTCATCGGCGGCATGGGAGTCTTGATGCTGCTGCTGGCGCTGCTCGCCTCCGGCCTGCTGCGCCTCGGCCGCCGGGTCAAGGGGCCCCATGCCTTGCGCCTCGCCATCAACCATCTCTCCCGGGAGCGAGGCAGTGGTCTGTTCCAGCTGGCGGGCTTCGCGCTGGCGCTCATGCTGTTCGGCCTGCTGTGGGCGGCCAGGGTAGATTTGCTCGACGACTTCTCCGCCCGCTTGCCGGCGGATGCCCCCAACCGCTTCCTGGTCAACGTGGCCGATGAGGAGCGGGAGGGCATAGTGGCGGATCTGCACCGGGCCGGTGCCGTCACCTCGGACTTCTATCCCATGGTGCGCGGGCGCCTGACCCAGATCGCCGGTCAGGCGGTGGGGGAGGACGCGGCGCGGGAAGGGGTGAACCGGGAGCTCAACTTCACCACCACGGTGGGGTTGCCCCCCGACAACGAGGTGACCGAGGGCCAGTGGTTCAGCGGCAAGGGAGAGGTCTCCGTGGACGAGGTGCTGGCGGGTCAGCTGGGCATCGCGCTGGGAGACATCCTCAGTTTCACCATCGAGGGGCGTGACTTCGAGGCCAGGGTGACCAGCCTGAGATCCATCAAGTGGGACAACATGAGGCCGAATTTCTACATGATCTTCTCCGCCGACGTGCTGGCCCCCTTCTCCCAGACCTGGCTCGGCAGCTATCGCCTGCCCGCGGAGGGGAAGGGCGCCGAGGTGGAGCTGATCCGCCGTCATCCCACGGTGAGCCTCATCGACGTGGAGGATCTGATCGCCCGCCTCACCGTGGTCTCGGATCAGGTGAGCCGTGCCCTCGGGCTGATGCTGGGGCTGGTGACGGTCGCCGCCCTGCTGGTGCTGCTGACCCAGACCCAGGCCAGCATGGCCGCCCGGCGCCGGGAGCTGCTGCTGATGCGCACTCTCGGGGCCGGCAGCAAACTGCTTGAGAAGATGCTGCGCTGGGAGCTGGTGGCCAGCGGCCTGCTGGCGGGGCTCTGCGCCGCCATGGTGGTGGAGCTCTGCTCCTTCGGCCTGCAGTGGTGGTGGTTCGACGGTCAGTGGCAGTTCCACTGGGCCATCTGGGCTGGTCTGCCCCTGCTCGGGGCGCTGCTGGTGACCCTGGCCGGGCAGGGCATGCGGCGGCAACTGCTGGCGGGGACCCTGAGCGACAGGCTCAGGGGACTGGGGCAGGGGCTGCTCTAG
- a CDS encoding porin encodes MKKTALTMAISSLLLAGGAQAATVYDQDGSKLDIGGRVNGMYYGTDDNDAEGDASYLRLHIAGETKIDDELTAFGFAEYNLPVSGSDNDELRYGYAGIKHDRFGAFSYGRQDGLFTKAVNNYTDVLPEWGGDGLGKDTDVFGTGRNNALAQYIYNWQGLTLGAQFTGNNDPQNESRSERVGPNGTWNPKGSSEGYALSANYDFDMGLSLGAAYNQAGKTDEQSENVSFGGNDDAKLFGVGAKYSAGNLYMAATYSHGEDHMFVDTGAMRGYAEKMDGYEAVVQYNITPKFKPSLAYLRTDVKDDAHGIDDTSTEYVSVGAWYNFTDNFNAYVDYKINLLDEVGSTGKNSLGKSTDDIVAVALQYNF; translated from the coding sequence ATGAAAAAGACAGCATTGACCATGGCCATCTCCAGCCTGCTGCTGGCTGGCGGCGCACAAGCTGCCACTGTTTACGATCAGGATGGCTCCAAGCTGGACATCGGCGGCCGTGTCAACGGCATGTACTACGGTACCGATGACAACGACGCCGAAGGCGATGCCAGCTACCTGCGTCTGCACATTGCCGGCGAGACCAAGATTGACGACGAGCTGACCGCATTCGGCTTCGCCGAGTACAACCTGCCGGTGTCCGGTTCTGACAACGACGAGCTGCGTTATGGCTATGCCGGTATCAAGCACGATCGCTTCGGTGCCTTCAGCTACGGTCGCCAGGACGGTCTGTTCACCAAAGCGGTGAACAACTACACCGACGTGCTGCCTGAGTGGGGTGGTGACGGCCTGGGCAAGGACACCGACGTGTTCGGTACCGGTCGTAACAACGCCCTGGCTCAGTACATCTACAACTGGCAGGGCCTGACTCTGGGCGCCCAGTTCACCGGCAACAACGATCCGCAGAACGAAAGCCGCAGCGAACGTGTTGGCCCGAACGGCACCTGGAACCCGAAAGGCTCTTCCGAAGGTTACGCCCTGTCTGCCAACTATGACTTCGACATGGGCCTGAGCCTGGGTGCCGCCTACAACCAGGCTGGCAAGACCGACGAGCAGTCCGAGAACGTGAGCTTCGGCGGCAACGACGATGCCAAGTTGTTCGGTGTGGGCGCCAAGTACTCTGCCGGCAACCTCTATATGGCGGCCACCTACTCCCACGGTGAAGACCACATGTTCGTCGATACCGGCGCCATGCGCGGTTACGCCGAGAAGATGGATGGTTACGAAGCCGTCGTGCAGTACAACATCACGCCGAAGTTCAAGCCGTCCCTGGCTTACCTGCGTACTGACGTGAAAGACGATGCCCACGGTATCGATGACACCTCCACCGAGTACGTCTCCGTGGGTGCCTGGTACAACTTCACCGACAACTTCAACGCCTACGTTGATTACAAGATCAACCTGCTGGACGAAGTCGGCTCCACCGGCAAGAACAGCCTGGGCAAGTCTACCGACGACATCGTAGCGGTAGCACTGCAGTACAACTTCTAA